The following nucleotide sequence is from Veillonellaceae bacterium.
TTATCCCATGATGATAATCCCCATTTCTGATACATTGTACCGCCATATCACCCCGCATCGTCAACGTTGATTGTGGCGGGTACTTGTCCTTATTACGAGCGATCAATGCAAGGGCTTTATCAACAGCTTCAACTGCACCAATCGCATCACCGCGTAAAAACAATAACTTTGCTTGTCCGCTATAAGCCTCCAAATTTTCAGGCTGCTCTTCCAGCAACACCTCATAAATTTTACTGGCTTCATCACTTTTCCCCATATATGCTAAACTCTCGGCTTCCCAGAGCCTAGCCTGCTGATTTCCGTCTTGCACAGATTGATGATACAATTGCCACGCCTCATTATAACGCTCAAGTTTAAAGTAGGCGCTCGCCACACTGACTCTTACATAATCGGGAACCGCTTGCGACATATGTAAGAATTGGTCTTCATAAATTCGAACGGCAGTTGCATAATCCCCAGCCCAATAGGCAACAACAGCATAATCAAACCACATCTTTTTCTGTTCACCAGCATACTCTGATAGATTTTTAAATATAGCTAGTGCTGGCTCATACTGTCCATCCCGCGCCAGCGCCACAGCATAATCCTGCGCCACTTGCAAGTTTTCTCGCTCTTCTTCATAATTTTGCTGCAGCAACGCCAGCGAAGGTTTCGCTTCCTCTACAAGAGGTGCGGCCTGTACAGTGTTGCCGAGACAAAGCCCTAACATGACCCCCAACAAAGCAGCCTTAACTTGCATCTTACCAAACTCCCTTATATGATAAATTATTGTCAGATACTAACATGTTTTTTGTACAAGCATAAACATAAAAATAGCCCGATTACAAAGTTAACTATCTTTGCAACCTGGCTATCGTAACAACTTGTTTTAGACCCTTGGCTTTGCGTCCCCACCTTTCGGAAGGTTTGCCTCTGCTATATAAAATTTTATCCTTTAATTGGTATTTTAACCATTAACCCCATATAGTGTCAATACCTTTCAAAAATAATGACACACCATCCTAAAAATCTATAATTTCAGGTTTATAGTCGTCAGGCAATTCTTCTTCATTTAAAAATTTGAAATGATCATCATTCAGTATAGGTATAAATATTTCGTAAGGAATCATGGAAAACTCACCGGCATAATTACTAGCTCCGAACCTCGCACCCGCTTTACTACTCAAGTTTAAACATCTTGCAAACTTTGTGTCATTTGAGCAATCATGAACTGCTAAATCCCAGTTTTCTTCATCAGCTATCTTCATGAATTTCAGAGCTAATTCCCTACTCCAAATTGGAGATATATAGCCATGTCTGGCAATATACATATTCTCCCCATAATAATTCCCTATGTTATTCTCATTTAAATGTAATTCCGCACAATTGATAAAATCAAGTTTTGTTTCGAAGATTGCTTGCTTTTTCTTGAAAAACACATCGAAAAACTCAGGAGTCATCGGCGTTTCAATACCTACACTTTTAATATATTTTTTCGCTAATCCAATATTCTCAATTACTTTGTCCGAACAATTAGAAGCACCTAGGTTGAAACGTATCTCATTAAGACCGGCTTCACCTAATGCTTTCAATGTCTCCTCTGTAGCTAAAGTACCATTTGTATATAAGTGTTGATGGATTTGAGCCTCACTAAATTTCTTGATAACCGAATAGTATTTTTCAATTTCCCGCTGGGCATATATATACTTTCTTCTCGGCATCATAGCGAAATCTATCAGTATAAAAGTCTCTATCCCCAGTTCCATTTGAATAGACTTGCTTGGTTACATACGGAGTGATGTGTTTTTCTACACATTTTTTTAGATCTTCTGCTTTATAATAGCCCTTATCGGCTAGAACTTCTAGGGTTTCAGCCCCAAACACGGTTTTGGCGCGAAGCGCCATGTTGTCTAATTCACCAAGATCGTTTGGATTAGTGGTTACTTTAAAATCAGCAATCAACTTATTTTTAGCATCTACCGTTGTTTGTATATTATAGCTTACATCCACGTTATTATTGTTATTGCACATCAATCTGGCATCGGGATCGATAGTGGAGATTTCGTTCTCCCCGGTTTTATGTAGTTGTTCTTGGTATTCCTCATATTTTAACTTGCGATTGCGAAGTTCTTGTATTCTCTCTTGGATTAAAATCAGGTTTAAGTTTCTTTAAAAGCCAAATTACTTCTATATTGCGGCTCGCTTCGTGCTCAAGTCTACGGGACGAACGGATTCGGTTAAGATATCCGTACAGATAAAGTTTAAGCAGGTCTTTTGGGTTATAGGGAGGGCGTCCGTTGTTTGAGCAGACTGCTCTTTGGAATTTTAGCTCCTTCATATCTAACTGTTCAACATATTAGTCGATGATACGAACCTGATTTTCTTCATGAATGTAATCGTCGAAGCTTTCAGGAAACAGAAATGTTTGATTCCGTTCTTCACCCTTTATATAGCCCATACATCCACCCTCTTGCACCTTACTCTATATCTATATTTTATCATATTTGGTTATTTATGTAATTATACATAGTTTCTTTTCACACAGTCTGACGGGGTTACTGTCAACATTAATAAATCTAAATATCAGCTCCCGCCATCTGCCCAGCTCATAAAGTAAATCAACAAAGCCGCCACAGCTATAATTGCTGAAGCAGGCATGACTTCCATAAGACACGGGGACGGTGGTTCCGTCTGATAGCTTTTTTGCCTTAAGACAACACCACCGTCCCCGTGTCCCATGGCGGTGAAGGATTTCATTGGACTTTGAAGTTCCTGATAGCGCTTTGCAATTCTTCAGCCATCCTCGCCAATGCCTGGCTAGATGCGGCTAATTCCTCCATTGAAGCTAATTGCTCTTCGGTAGCTTTCGAAACAGTTTGAGTATGACTAGCGGCTTGCCTGCTAATGTAATCAATACCCCGCACTGAAGCAACTATTCGATCACTGCCTGTAGCCATCTGCTCAATGGCTGCAGAAATTCCTTTGATCTGTTGTGAAACTTCATTGATTTGCGATGCGATTTCCTTGAACGCCTTACCGGCAGCATTTACTACATCAACTCCGACGTTGGCCTCTCGGGTTCCGTCATTCATAGCAACAACAGCGCTGTCAGTTTCCGTTTGAACTTCTGAAATCAGGCTGGCAATTTGCTTGGCAGCCTTTTGAGATTGCTCAGCCAACTTACGCACTTCCTCAGCGACAACAGCAAAGCCTCTACCCTGTTCGCCTGCGCGCGCTGCCTCAATAGCCGCATTTAGCGCCAGCAGATTGGTCTGACCTGCAATTCCTGAAATAGTATCAACAATCTGGCCAATTTCTTTTGAGCGCTCGCTAAGCTTCGTAACTACTTTTGCCGTTTTAGAGACTGAGTTTTCAATGTTCCTCATCTGATATATGGCATCGTCTACTGCTTTGTCCCCCTGGCTCGCCGCACTGGTTGCTTTGTTCGCCATACCCAACATCGCATTTGAATTTACAGCTATTTGCTGAATACCTGCAGACAGCCGTTCGATTATTGAAGCCGTCTCCTCAATCGAACTTACCTGTTCTTCGGCCCCACGTGCTACATTATTAATTGATGAGACCACATGTGCGTTAGCTTGAGCCAAATGTTCGGCATTCGCAGTAAGTCCTTCAGCTGCAGCAGCTACCTTCTCAGATGTATGTGCTACTTGACCTGTAAGAGCTCCCACAAGCGAACCTAGCTTAGAAACCATATATTCAAGAGCTTTTCCCAACTTTCCAAATTCGTCTTTTCGCGTTGCAGCGCTAACTTTATGCGTAAAATCTCCTTTGGCAATGGCTTCCGCATCAGTTATTAACAACTGTAAAGGAATTGTAATTTGGCGGCTAATCAGAAAGATAAATAAAATTGAAGCTGCCCCACTAAATAGTGCTAAGTATAAACCCAACTTTGCTCTTTTCTCAAGATTAGCTAGACTTAAGTCCATCTCCTCTTCTGCCTCATGACGAATGCCATCAGTATATTTACTTAGCTCCTCAGACATTTCATCAAAGGCTGGCATTAACTTATTGCCCTCGCTGGGACCAGCTTCAATATATTTAGAGGCCATTAATTTGCCTAACGCATAGTAATCATCGAATGCAAGTCCATATTCATGTAGAAAACTCTGCTTATCAGGACGGATTTCTTGTAATTTCAGTAAGTCCTCTTTAAACTTTTTTGCATTTTCCTCTGCATTTGCTAAGCCGTCATCTTTTCCATCCTGGGCACGAGTGGCGCTAATGTCAGAGAGAAACTGCTGCACCTGTACAATTGATAACTCCATATCTTTTGTTAATGAGACGATAGAGTAAGAACGCTCTCTCACCATTTTACTGGTAGACATTACCTGGTAAATAAGAATTGAGTTCATAACTACCATAATAAAAACGATAACACCAACCATATACAATTTAGCTTTACAAGATTTCACTATTTCCCCTCCGAAACTCCTATAAGTAAGTGGCTATGGTAGCCATTATCTAAAGCCGCAACTGAGCACGCGTTTTAAGGTTAGGCATTAAACAACGCATAACCGCTTCTCCACGCACCTTTTCTATTGCCCGCAGCAGAAGAATATTTACCAAATCCTATATTTCTGCCCAGCCAGTGATCCTAATCTGTCACCTCAATTGAAGAAGGGCCTGCGTGAATATGGTTCTCGACTTTTAACCTGACAAAGTCCATATATATATTCTTCTATAATAAACGCACCGTTCCTTCTCTTTTTCAGTATGCATATATCTCCTGGAGTTAATCATGTTTTCTCCTCTCCTATAGGCTCCACAAAGCATAAAAAAGAAACCGTGAAATCACAGTTTCGGGGTGTTTGAAACTAAGTAATGAATGTTGTTGCTACCAACCCAATTCTTAACCGAACCACAGCGGGAAGATGCACTTTATTAGCCGTTATTTAGGTTGTTTCACTTTCCAACACTAGAGACACGGAGACGGTGGTTCTGTCTGATAGCTTTTTTGCCTTAAGACAATACCACCGTCCCCTTGTCCCATGTCCCCCTGTTTCTGTTCGCTAACTCGGATAGCTTGCAATTAAACGAAACAGCGGACCTGTCCCCCTGTTTCTTGCCAAGTGCGTTTTTCCGATGCCCGGAGGACCTAATAATATTAAGTTATAAGCATCTTTTAGCCAATGCATTTCCTTTAAAGTATCAATTTGGCGTTTGGAAACAGAAGTTTGAAAACCAAAATCAAAGTCTTTCAGTAAACCTTCGTATGGAATTTTTGCTTGTTTCATGCGAATACTAAGGGATTTTTGGTGCCTAGCACTTACTTCAATATTTAAACACTGTCTTAAAAACTCCGAATAAGACGGTTGTTCTTTAACTGCATTCGTTAATAGTTGTTCCCATGAGTCTTTCAATTTGCTGAGATGCAATTCTATTAATAAGCTCGTTATTTCGTTAGTGCTGTTCATTAGTGCATACCTCCATAAAGCGAGGTATATGCAGTAACATTTCTATGCTCTGCCTGTATAACAGGGACATTACCATTTGGAAGAGAACCTTCTTCCGGCTGGGTTTGTGACTGACAAGATTTCGATGATAAAGCTATGTATTCTGCCATATCACGACAGGCGACGGCGCTGATAAATTTCAGGCGCAAACACTCAACTATCGCTTTTTCTACAATCTCCGGCGAGTAGTGCTTCGCAACTGTTGTAAGTATTTGAAATTGGTCTCTGGCGTAACGGCTTTTCGCTTTACGTATTGCTGCTAGAAATTGCTTTGCATTGGCGGTATTGCTGAGGGTTTCCAGTGTCTTAGATTGTAACTGGTTAATGACAACGGTGTTGTCACGGCGGTGATTGTTATTCTTGATAAGTAATCCCCGGCCGGAAGTTATTGTATGTTCTGCTAAAAGGGTATCTGTCTGATTGTCAAAGATCTCTAATTTATTTTCTTGTATAGTGATTTTCACTGTTTTGCTTGGCTCGTAAGTTCCCAGCGGCAACGAGTAGCGATTGCCTTTATACAATATGGTATTGTCTTTTCGCACTATGGCTGATAAAATATCTTCAGGAAGTTTTATTGAAGGTATCGGCTGAAGGTGCTGTTTTTCTAGGGCATGCACTTTTGCCGGTACTTTTTTTGTTGTTCCGTGTTCTTTTTGATTGCCGGTTCGCTCCAACCAATCGATTTGTGCTTGATTCCAGTCTCTGATACCGGTAAATAGGCGATGCTTCGCAAAGTTATTTTTTACATATTTAACGACAGCTTCTATTTTGCCCTTAGACTCAGGATCACTTTTACGGCATAGATAAATTTTCAAATGCAAAGCTTGCTTAAAGCGCTCGAATTCTTCCGTAAAAACTATATCACCGTGATTTTCGCTGACCGCTACCAATTTATCTTGATCAAACACTAACTCTTGAGGCATTCCGCCAATATATTCAAAGGCTTGATTTAGCAGAGCAGTAAGACGGGCAGTGGTAAAGGGCTGATCACTCCACGCAGCGTATTTGTAGCGGGAATGGGCCAAAACTGTGGCCATACAATAGAGTTTCTTCTTACGCCCGCCAGTAGTGGGGACACTAATTTCACCGAAATCGACCTGCACTGCTGACCAGGAGGCAGTTCGTCTACTGCTTCATACTGACGATGAGAAATTACTTTAGGTAAATCATAAGCTTTACGCAGGTAGGCCACATATCGGCGAACTGTACGTTCACGAAAAGAACTTAATGGATATATTTCCTTTAACCAATCATAAATTTGTGATGCACTTAAATCTGGATACTTTTTTAATCGAGCAAGAATTTGTGCTTTATATTTGTCTAGCTTGCGTGATCGGTGCCAGCTTTTTTGCCTCATCTCTGCAAATTCTTGTGGAGCAATATCCCAATATTTAATAACCGTCTTGATATCCAATCCTAAATTTCGTGCAGTTTGTGATTTGTTCAATCCTTCAGATTTTAATTGCTGAATTTTACTATACATTGGCCACCTCAACATTTCTGTCTACACCCTTTCTGACACTTTAAACAAGTCAGAAAGCACTTCGACGCTTTGGATTTTATTCCATTTTTAATGGCCAATTTTATTCCCTTTTATTTTACCGCTTACATGCTTCCAACTGATTCGAAAATCAAATCAATTCAAATAATAAAGTAATACTGAAAAACGAAGCTGTGCTCAGGTGGGCACAGCTTTGTTTTTACCTACAGATATCTTCACTTACTTAAATTAAATTTACCCTTGGCGATGGAAGTATTTTTCGTTGAGTATAACGACGAAAAACTAGCGACGGATATTATTATATTCATTTATTGCATAAGAATCGGTCATGCCAGCAATAAAATCAGTAATATTTCTTACAAGCACTCTATTTTTTAGAAGATATTCATTCTCTACCAAATCACGATCTTCTTTACTTGCTTTTGCATTTATGATTTTGTGCCATTCTTTTTCAATAATACGTGGATCGCCTTCTTCAAAGTCAATAACATTTTTTGTGATTTTACGAAAATCCTGCATTATTCTACGAAGTGTGCCTCTATGTAATAAGCGCGGATTATTATAATATGAAGTAAAAAGAGATTCAATTACTGCCGCACCATTACTATCAAATAAAGACACTTCTCCACTGTTAATAACTTTTTTTGAGATAATCTTTTCAAGGTAATCACAAAGATTTTTTCCTTTAGAAGAAAACTCGATAAGCAGTTTGTCAACTTTATGTCCATTTCTCTCAAATTTAGATTCTCCATCGTCTAAGAGATACCTATCAATATTTGTATTTGATTGAATAAGTACGTCGTTTATAAAATAGTGTATAATTCTTGATGATATACGTTCTTGCAACAGTTCATCATCGTCAGCACCAAAGTGGTTAGATTCTCTTGCTTTAATGAAATCTTCTTCTATTTGTTCAATTTGAGTTTTCAACTCATGCATTTTTCCAAGAAGCAAATAATTTTTGAGCTCCTCAACTGTTAGTCTTTTAGCGGAAAAGGCATCTTCTAAATCATGGCTTCGCTGAGCAATTTCGTCCGCAACCCTAACTACTTGCCCTTCTAAGGTATATGGAACTGCTTGCCCATCTGGGGTACGTGGAATAGGTTCACTATTCAAATATGCATGCAGTGTACTAGATGAAGCAAAATTAATAAGGGAGTTATTGGGCAAGTTTGTTTTGGTATGTTTCCAAATTCCATCAAGAGTTTGAAATGACAGATTCAATCCATCAAACTCAATATATTTTTCCTCTAATCTTGTTGCCACCCTAAGTGAATGATAATTATGCTTAAATCCTCCATAGGTAGCCCCCTCTTCTATAAGACTTTTCAATAAAGGTTTTTCTCCATTTAATACTGCATTTAGAGTTCGTTCACCCTGATGTCCAAATGGAGTATGTCCCATATCATGGCCTAAAGCAATTGCATCCGTCAAGTAGTTATTCAATTTAAGGGCATTGCTTATCCCTTTGGCAATTTGGCTAACTACAATCGAATGTGTCATGCGTGTTCTATAGTGGTCGCCCTTTTCAGCTGAAAATATCTGTGCTTTATCTACCATTCTCCTAAATGCTTTTGAATGCACTATACGCTCATAATCTCTTTGAAATTCCCCACGATTGTATTCTGTTCTAACAGATGGATAATCTCGAATACAGTATTCATTTCGTTGGGCCAATGGGTGTAATGATTTTTCTTCATCTATAACAGTATATGTAGCTATTTGCGATGCCTTAGTACTTTTATATAAAGGATAGGTAATAAAATTCATTTGCTTAACCAGGCTAGGAGAGTTTTCAACAGATATATAAGAGGCATAATCAAAATCTTGAGTTAAGTCAATTTCAGAACAAGACAGAAAATTGTCGATAACTGATTGGTTTGAAACCTTTTGTAAAATTGATACTCTTAGTGAAAGGCTACGCTCCGCACTGCATTTAACACCTGAACCAAGATAAAGATATTCTACTTTCTGCTTAGAACCTACCTCAGAAAATACTAAAATATAAACAGGATAAGAATCATCCGACAAACCTCTGACTGCCGCCTTATCAGAGTCACTCCCAGTAACGTTAAAATGTCTTTCTTCTCCTTTGGTATTGTAACTTTCTTCTAGAAATTTAAGAGAAGGTAAAGAGTTTTTCGCTTTTATCATAATAAACTCGCTCATGAAATCACCCCTATAAATATAGTGTAAACTGCGGTATTTCTCTGCAATCCATCCTTAACAAATCATGTTAAAGATGAAGGGACAGGTTATTCATCCCACAACATCATATTACAATACACTTTTTGCAACTCATCACAACAATCCCATAAATAAAATCACGGCTATAGCATAATCCATGAAATTCCTCCTACAACTAAAGAATTCCTGCCAAATTATCACAAATTTGGCAGGAATTCTTCTTTTTTCGCATCACCAATGATACGGTTCCCCCCGATTAATCTTGAAAGCCCGGTAGATTTGTTCTACCAGCAGCAGTCTAATCATCTGGTGGGTAAAGGTCATCTTGGAAAATGATAGTCGTTCATTTGCGGCTTTAATTAGATTTTGCGATAGGCCGAAGGCGCCGCCGATTATGAAGGTTA
It contains:
- a CDS encoding transposase, with amino-acid sequence MMCNNNNNVDVSYNIQTTVDAKNKLIADFKVTTNPNDLGELDNMALRAKTVFGAETLEVLADKGYYKAEDLKKCVEKHITPYVTKQVYSNGTGDRDFYTDRFRYDAEKKVYICPAGN
- a CDS encoding ATP-binding protein: MNSTNEITSLLIELHLSKLKDSWEQLLTNAVKEQPSYSEFLRQCLNIEVSARHQKSLSIRMKQAKIPYEGLLKDFDFGFQTSVSKRQIDTLKEMHWLKDAYNLILLGPPGIGKTHLARNRGTGPLFRLIASYPS
- a CDS encoding HAMP domain-containing protein, encoding MKSCKAKLYMVGVIVFIMVVMNSILIYQVMSTSKMVRERSYSIVSLTKDMELSIVQVQQFLSDISATRAQDGKDDGLANAEENAKKFKEDLLKLQEIRPDKQSFLHEYGLAFDDYYALGKLMASKYIEAGPSEGNKLMPAFDEMSEELSKYTDGIRHEAEEEMDLSLANLEKRAKLGLYLALFSGAASILFIFLISRQITIPLQLLITDAEAIAKGDFTHKVSAATRKDEFGKLGKALEYMVSKLGSLVGALTGQVAHTSEKVAAAAEGLTANAEHLAQANAHVVSSINNVARGAEEQVSSIEETASIIERLSAGIQQIAVNSNAMLGMANKATSAASQGDKAVDDAIYQMRNIENSVSKTAKVVTKLSERSKEIGQIVDTISGIAGQTNLLALNAAIEAARAGEQGRGFAVVAEEVRKLAEQSQKAAKQIASLISEVQTETDSAVVAMNDGTREANVGVDVVNAAGKAFKEIASQINEVSQQIKGISAAIEQMATGSDRIVASVRGIDYISRQAASHTQTVSKATEEQLASMEELAASSQALARMAEELQSAIRNFKVQ
- a CDS encoding transposase is translated as MQVDFGEISVPTTGGRKKKLYCMATVLAHSRYKYAAWSDQPFTTARLTALLNQAFEYIGGMPQELVFDQDKLVAVSENHGDIVFTEEFERFKQALHLKIYLCRKSDPESKGKIEAVVKYVKNNFAKHRLFTGIRDWNQAQIDWLERTGNQKEHGTTKKVPAKVHALEKQHLQPIPSIKLPEDILSAIVRKDNTILYKGNRYSLPLGTYEPSKTVKITIQENKLEIFDNQTDTLLAEHTITSGRGLLIKNNNHRRDNTVVINQLQSKTLETLSNTANAKQFLAAIRKAKSRYARDQFQILTTVAKHYSPEIVEKAIVECLRLKFISAVACRDMAEYIALSSKSCQSQTQPEEGSLPNGNVPVIQAEHRNVTAYTSLYGGMH
- the dgt gene encoding dNTP triphosphohydrolase encodes the protein MSEFIMIKAKNSLPSLKFLEESYNTKGEERHFNVTGSDSDKAAVRGLSDDSYPVYILVFSEVGSKQKVEYLYLGSGVKCSAERSLSLRVSILQKVSNQSVIDNFLSCSEIDLTQDFDYASYISVENSPSLVKQMNFITYPLYKSTKASQIATYTVIDEEKSLHPLAQRNEYCIRDYPSVRTEYNRGEFQRDYERIVHSKAFRRMVDKAQIFSAEKGDHYRTRMTHSIVVSQIAKGISNALKLNNYLTDAIALGHDMGHTPFGHQGERTLNAVLNGEKPLLKSLIEEGATYGGFKHNYHSLRVATRLEEKYIEFDGLNLSFQTLDGIWKHTKTNLPNNSLINFASSSTLHAYLNSEPIPRTPDGQAVPYTLEGQVVRVADEIAQRSHDLEDAFSAKRLTVEELKNYLLLGKMHELKTQIEQIEEDFIKARESNHFGADDDELLQERISSRIIHYFINDVLIQSNTNIDRYLLDDGESKFERNGHKVDKLLIEFSSKGKNLCDYLEKIISKKVINSGEVSLFDSNGAAVIESLFTSYYNNPRLLHRGTLRRIMQDFRKITKNVIDFEEGDPRIIEKEWHKIINAKASKEDRDLVENEYLLKNRVLVRNITDFIAGMTDSYAINEYNNIRR